Below is a window of Pseudomonas monteilii DNA.
GTCCGCCAGAGCCTTACAAAGGCAAGGGTGTGCGTTACGCGGACGAAGTAGTCCGTCGTAAAGAAGCCAAGAAGAAGTAGGGCCTAGCAAATGACCGACAAAAAAGTTACTCGACTGCGTCGCGCTCGCAAAGCACGCCTGAAAATGCACGAACTCGAAGTCGTGCGTCTCTGCGTGTTCCGCTCCTCGCAGCACATCTACGCCCAGGTCATTTCGGCCGACGGCAGCAAGGTTCTGGCAAGCGCCTCGACCTTGGACAAAGACCTGCGTGATGGTGCCACTGGCAACATCGATGCGGCCACTAAGGTTGGCAAGCTGGTAGCCGAGCGCGCGAAAGCCGCTGGCGTTTCTCAAGTTGCTTTCGACCGTTCTGGCTTCAAGTACCACGGCCGCGTCAAGGCGCTGGCTGATGCTGCTCGTGAAGGCGGGCTGGAGTTCTAAGTTATGGCAAATAACGACCAAA
It encodes the following:
- a CDS encoding 50S ribosomal protein L18 translates to MTDKKVTRLRRARKARLKMHELEVVRLCVFRSSQHIYAQVISADGSKVLASASTLDKDLRDGATGNIDAATKVGKLVAERAKAAGVSQVAFDRSGFKYHGRVKALADAAREGGLEF